One segment of Acaryochloris sp. CCMEE 5410 DNA contains the following:
- a CDS encoding TetR/AcrR family transcriptional regulator has product MQSIDAVDVETPKVQQILKGARTAFLELGYEGASTDEIVRRAGVSKGTLYNYFSDKQTLFTTFIEGECRKQANRVFKLEGQPKDIEATLRECALDFVKLLLSPSMQGIYRLAIAEAQRFPDLARIFYDSGPDLGARRLSQLLAGAVARGELIIDDIELAAHQFDQLCKADIFYKSLFQVRRSFPQKEIDRIANGAVDAFLRAYRP; this is encoded by the coding sequence ATGCAGTCAATTGATGCCGTTGATGTTGAAACCCCAAAAGTTCAGCAGATCTTAAAGGGGGCACGAACCGCCTTCCTTGAGTTGGGGTATGAAGGGGCGAGTACCGATGAGATTGTCCGGCGGGCGGGCGTTTCGAAGGGAACGCTGTATAACTATTTCTCGGATAAGCAGACACTGTTTACCACCTTTATTGAAGGTGAATGTCGTAAGCAGGCCAACCGAGTGTTTAAGCTCGAAGGACAACCAAAAGATATTGAAGCAACGCTGAGGGAGTGTGCTCTGGATTTTGTCAAACTGCTCCTGTCGCCTTCTATGCAGGGTATTTATCGGTTAGCGATCGCAGAGGCTCAGCGTTTCCCTGATCTAGCTCGGATCTTCTACGACTCTGGTCCAGACTTAGGTGCTCGTAGGCTCTCTCAATTACTGGCTGGAGCTGTAGCTCGGGGTGAACTCATAATTGATGATATCGAGCTAGCGGCCCATCAATTCGACCAACTTTGCAAGGCAGATATTTTCTACAAGAGTCTATTCCAGGTTAGGCGTTCTTTTCCTCAAAAGGAAATTGACCGGATTGCTAACGGAGCAGTTGATGCTTTTCTACGGGCCTATCGCCCTTGA
- the istB gene encoding IS21-like element helper ATPase IstB, which translates to MQAMIEQLQHMKLTGLLEAWREQQALPTYHDLSFDERLALMVEREYIRRQNQRMQRRLRQARLPVHATLDAVDFDVPRGLKKIQFLEFAQGHWLQEKLSLIFLGSTGVGKSFLASVLANHLCKQGHSVRYIKTADLLLELKLTKADGSYPKLRKQLAAFDLLVLDEWLRDPLSLYEAREILDVLDERFRKASCLFATQIPIEQWHPQIQDPTLADAILDRIVHDAMKVPLRGESMRKLTSKLTSQKEDDNPALSTKQQENKTDATSKNETSGKSKAKKQEEMTDD; encoded by the coding sequence ATGCAAGCAATGATTGAACAGCTACAACACATGAAGCTCACGGGCCTCTTGGAGGCTTGGCGAGAACAGCAGGCGTTGCCCACCTATCATGACCTGTCCTTCGATGAACGACTGGCTTTGATGGTGGAGCGTGAATACATCCGACGACAAAACCAACGGATGCAGCGCCGACTCAGGCAAGCGCGACTACCAGTGCACGCCACCCTCGATGCGGTGGATTTTGATGTCCCCAGAGGACTGAAAAAGATCCAGTTCCTTGAGTTTGCCCAAGGCCATTGGCTTCAAGAGAAGTTGTCATTGATTTTTCTGGGCTCCACCGGAGTGGGGAAATCTTTCTTGGCGTCGGTCCTTGCCAATCATCTGTGCAAGCAAGGCCATAGCGTGCGCTATATCAAAACGGCTGATCTACTTCTGGAGCTGAAACTCACTAAAGCCGATGGGTCTTATCCTAAGCTGCGCAAGCAATTAGCGGCCTTCGATCTATTGGTTCTTGATGAATGGCTCCGAGATCCCCTATCTCTTTATGAGGCCAGGGAGATTCTCGATGTCTTAGACGAGCGGTTTCGTAAAGCATCGTGTCTGTTCGCCACTCAGATACCCATTGAACAATGGCATCCACAGATTCAAGATCCGACGCTGGCCGATGCCATTCTCGACCGCATTGTCCATGATGCGATGAAGGTTCCACTCCGAGGTGAATCCATGCGGAAACTGACCAGTAAATTGACATCCCAAAAGGAGGACGATAACCCTGCTCTATCTACTAAACAACAGGAGAATAAGACGGATGCAACATCCAAAAATGAAACCTCTGGAAAATCGAAGGCTAAAAAACAGGAGGAAATGACTGATGATTAA